In the Spirochaetota bacterium genome, one interval contains:
- a CDS encoding energy-coupling factor transporter transmembrane protein EcfT: MMKILKYFSYGTAVAALSEQSPLRSVDPRTKLALCLCASLAVMLPLEKLLVFTSVYVLFLLWARLLPEAARQAWKLKWILGVLFLVDWLAVSLDLAVVVTLRLLLMAGVFAMFFSTTTPSELCMALVWMRVPYRYAFSVSLSFQAVGGIDAEWRAILEAQRARGAFTAPRGWRYLFEQVRNLVCLTVPAVVLTARRAWSMTEAAYARGFESPGRSPYRRLSTGPMDWAILAGALALAAIFILWR, translated from the coding sequence ATGATGAAGATACTGAAATATTTTTCCTATGGAACGGCCGTCGCCGCCCTGTCGGAACAATCGCCCCTGCGGAGCGTCGACCCGCGCACCAAGCTCGCCCTCTGCCTGTGCGCCTCCCTGGCGGTGATGCTCCCCCTCGAAAAGCTGCTGGTTTTCACTTCGGTATATGTACTGTTCCTGTTGTGGGCCCGGCTCCTCCCTGAAGCGGCCCGCCAGGCGTGGAAGCTCAAGTGGATACTGGGGGTACTCTTCCTGGTGGACTGGCTGGCGGTCTCCCTCGACCTCGCGGTCGTGGTGACACTCAGGCTCCTCCTGATGGCCGGGGTCTTCGCCATGTTCTTTTCCACCACCACGCCGTCGGAGCTCTGCATGGCGCTGGTGTGGATGCGCGTGCCGTACCGGTACGCCTTCAGCGTAAGCCTCTCCTTCCAGGCCGTGGGCGGCATCGACGCGGAATGGCGCGCCATCCTGGAGGCCCAGAGGGCCCGGGGCGCCTTTACCGCGCCGCGCGGGTGGCGTTACCTGTTCGAGCAGGTCCGCAACCTGGTCTGCCTCACCGTGCCGGCGGTGGTTCTCACGGCCCGGCGCGCCTGGTCCATGACCGAGGCCGCCTACGCCCGCGGCTTCGAATCGCCGGGCCGGAGCCCATACCGGAGACTCTCCACCGGGCCGATGGACTGGGCCATCCTGGCCGGGGCCCTGGCCCTGGCAGCCATATTTATCCTCTGGAGGTGA
- a CDS encoding ECF transporter S component: protein MTERYFSTFQLFLLALFAALIVVAKIALHLPLQLSGHSGIFWMAIIIVAARVVPKRGAASLVGLTSGIMAAFLGMGDLGGLNTLLSYAMAGVGADLGLLLLRDPENFACATLAGVFGHLCKFMVKWIFGMVAGAPVGFIALGLAKALVGYIVFGALGGLLGALTLRALRKAGFFTYLLEKK, encoded by the coding sequence GTGACGGAACGCTATTTTTCCACCTTCCAGCTCTTTCTCCTGGCCCTCTTCGCGGCCCTCATCGTGGTGGCCAAAATCGCCCTGCACCTGCCGCTGCAGCTTTCGGGCCACTCGGGGATATTCTGGATGGCCATCATCATCGTCGCGGCCCGGGTGGTGCCGAAGCGGGGCGCAGCGAGCCTGGTGGGCCTCACGTCGGGGATCATGGCCGCCTTCCTCGGGATGGGAGACCTGGGGGGGCTCAACACCCTCCTCTCCTACGCCATGGCCGGCGTCGGCGCCGACCTGGGGCTCCTCCTCCTGCGCGACCCGGAGAACTTCGCCTGCGCCACCCTGGCCGGCGTGTTCGGGCACCTGTGCAAGTTCATGGTCAAGTGGATCTTCGGCATGGTAGCAGGGGCGCCTGTTGGTTTTATAGCCCTGGGCCTGGCCAAGGCCCTGGTCGGCTACATCGTCTTCGGCGCATTGGGGGGCCTCCTCGGCGCCCTCACCCTCAGGGCCCTCCGGAAGGCCGGGTTCTTCACGTACCTGCTGGAAAAGAAGTAG
- a CDS encoding TonB-dependent receptor plug domain-containing protein: MIIILLKKNYHVLSFITITIALVFFPLLSRGIEAQVLGNNNNITGGFGKSSATKKAGDPFQRKKKHSGVFSAGEIIVSGKAIANINAAAITTTINQEDIRDRSEKTLDDSLETVPGVAIERHTKGHVRAKIRGFDQDKIAVLVDGIPVIDIYSTDVDLSDIPVMNVSRIYVNRGVSSALYGTGGAVGSINVVTRKPTRLFAEANGEYGQYKNGSASFAHGAPFGKFYYWITGSFHNSGGYRPSAKLDRAKKISWYTKFIKPYLYNFTYDQVTMPAQYSYLFDDGKWNHNEYRKYNLAAKIGYEFSNHVDVGVAALFRYGSAKTNTYENNCFSDYKLQNLWWKDPLFQVPTQGDVKKAALRNRSFVWPKKYRYTVYPYITIDYDRLLIRANVFVSYDYASQLGYADNWHFYEKDAPAARPNDGRYCPVYDYETYMSYGVNVYPSYRITEWNRLNMAVTWREDRFTSRQKAKSLIESWPVITAGFGLDKYTVSYLKASFLTVAIEDEVNIKDRLRLSAGISYDAQNFTKFKSRNKDYPDFYGPAYIVRDKSTIWGTRDSFNPVAGIVITAVPDLLDIKIAGSMKTRFPTLGEYDKVIASLYDRGLKPERSYNGNAGYQFYFLDRSLSFGADYFISLVRNRIEKIAGSDEPPVNIEKIVSQGAEAYVTFEKKNISIFKKINASFYYTYLNCVNMDDSWNAKVNKGPHLELTPEHQIVADLRLLFKSDTMLALWGNAKFNQIMYAMRVRPAPDVQFAAFSRSFFEPVKLHNPFMLNVKISQKIYKYITVYILCKNILDDYFADPFNPGPGRMFYGGINLKY; this comes from the coding sequence ATGATAATAATTTTATTAAAGAAAAATTATCACGTTCTATCATTTATAACAATTACAATCGCATTAGTATTTTTTCCTCTTTTATCCCGCGGAATCGAAGCACAGGTACTGGGAAACAATAATAATATTACCGGCGGATTCGGCAAATCGAGCGCCACGAAGAAAGCAGGGGATCCATTTCAACGCAAGAAAAAGCATAGTGGTGTCTTTTCAGCCGGGGAAATCATAGTCTCCGGAAAAGCGATAGCCAATATCAATGCCGCGGCCATCACCACGACAATAAACCAGGAGGACATACGGGACCGGAGCGAAAAGACCCTTGACGATTCACTGGAGACCGTGCCCGGCGTGGCCATCGAACGCCATACCAAGGGACACGTGCGCGCGAAGATACGCGGATTCGACCAGGACAAGATCGCGGTCCTGGTAGACGGCATCCCCGTGATCGACATCTATTCAACCGATGTGGACCTTTCAGATATACCGGTCATGAACGTGTCCCGCATCTACGTGAACCGGGGCGTGTCCTCCGCCCTTTACGGCACCGGTGGCGCGGTCGGCTCCATCAACGTGGTGACCAGGAAGCCGACGCGTCTTTTCGCGGAGGCGAACGGCGAATATGGGCAATATAAAAACGGGTCAGCCAGCTTCGCCCATGGCGCTCCCTTCGGAAAGTTCTACTACTGGATTACCGGCTCTTTCCACAACTCCGGCGGATACAGACCTTCTGCGAAACTCGACCGCGCGAAAAAGATAAGCTGGTACACTAAATTCATCAAGCCTTACCTGTACAACTTCACCTACGACCAGGTAACCATGCCCGCCCAGTACAGCTACCTGTTCGACGACGGAAAGTGGAACCATAACGAGTACCGCAAATACAACCTGGCGGCCAAGATCGGGTACGAGTTCAGCAATCACGTGGACGTCGGCGTTGCAGCCCTGTTCCGCTATGGATCGGCAAAAACCAACACCTACGAGAACAACTGCTTCAGCGACTACAAGCTCCAGAACCTCTGGTGGAAGGACCCATTGTTCCAGGTTCCCACCCAGGGTGACGTCAAGAAAGCGGCCCTCAGGAACCGATCCTTCGTGTGGCCGAAGAAATACCGGTACACCGTGTACCCCTACATCACCATTGACTATGACCGGCTCCTCATCAGGGCCAATGTGTTTGTCTCCTACGACTACGCGTCGCAGTTAGGATACGCTGACAACTGGCATTTCTATGAAAAGGACGCCCCTGCCGCGAGGCCCAATGATGGACGATACTGCCCCGTTTATGATTACGAAACCTACATGTCCTATGGCGTGAATGTCTACCCCTCCTACCGTATCACGGAATGGAACCGCCTGAACATGGCCGTTACCTGGCGCGAGGACCGCTTCACCTCCCGGCAGAAGGCCAAGTCCCTGATCGAGTCATGGCCCGTCATTACCGCCGGATTCGGCCTCGACAAATACACGGTATCATATCTCAAGGCTTCGTTCCTCACCGTGGCCATCGAGGACGAGGTCAACATCAAGGATCGCCTGCGCCTCTCCGCAGGCATATCATACGACGCGCAAAATTTCACAAAATTCAAATCACGCAACAAAGATTACCCGGATTTTTACGGCCCGGCCTATATCGTGCGCGACAAATCCACCATCTGGGGAACACGCGACTCCTTCAATCCCGTGGCCGGCATCGTCATCACGGCCGTTCCAGACCTGCTCGACATAAAGATCGCCGGCTCCATGAAAACGCGTTTTCCCACACTCGGGGAGTATGACAAGGTCATCGCCTCGTTGTACGACCGCGGCCTGAAGCCGGAGCGATCGTACAACGGCAACGCCGGGTACCAGTTCTATTTCCTGGATAGAAGCCTGAGTTTCGGCGCGGACTACTTCATCAGCCTGGTGAGGAACCGCATCGAGAAGATTGCGGGCTCCGATGAGCCGCCGGTTAACATAGAAAAAATCGTCTCCCAGGGCGCGGAAGCCTACGTTACCTTCGAGAAGAAAAACATATCGATTTTCAAAAAGATAAACGCCTCATTCTATTATACGTATCTCAACTGCGTGAACATGGACGATTCATGGAACGCAAAAGTCAACAAGGGGCCCCATCTTGAACTGACTCCCGAGCATCAAATTGTCGCCGATCTGCGGCTACTGTTTAAAAGTGATACTATGCTGGCATTATGGGGAAACGCCAAATTCAACCAGATCATGTATGCCATGCGTGTCCGCCCGGCGCCGGATGTACAATTCGCCGCATTTTCACGCAGCTTTTTCGAGCCGGTAAAGCTACATAATCCGTTCATGCTGAATGTAAAAATTTCACAAAAAATATATAAATATATTACGGTATATATTCTCTGCAAAAACATTCTGGATGATTATTTCGCCGATCCCTTCAACCCAGGGCCGGGACGGATGTTCTATGGCGGTATAAATCTTAAATATTAA